The following are encoded in a window of Candidatus Polarisedimenticolaceae bacterium genomic DNA:
- a CDS encoding OmpA family protein: MSKHRHLLLILGLLTTAAASAEPVDEAAPGEPVERHLSGDQTFRRWSQDPDLLDLERGDRLEVRQVEGQKLETVKLKNVVPPIRFESGVAEIPPGHVEKLAKLLEGMRQRRNVRVHFVGHADSQRLSEGLVRVFGDNAGLSRERAGEVAEYFKTALGLPPEAITYEWAGDTQPVASNLTEEGRAQNRRVEVEVWYDEPRKDLRDEEVVVAEDIKRIKVCRMETVCKLKYREGHARRSRVKNLVVPLHYEDETTPVSEDFARQVRQALHNLGDKQRVTVRFIGHTDDAPLTDRDERIYGDHLALSKARALRVALAMQETLGLPSAAIESDGRGASQPLASNDTAQGRTLNRRVEVEFWHDDALQELPEEPQLCPGDAGDEMVTKVYDPPWGTIPTLELADGRPVLPPGYAAVLNRALTDISGRTNARLRFIGYTKNERLDRRTASVYGDDIGLSAARARRTMDALKQDPALSNARAEHEGRGYVQSDDVVNVGFTQGERSFVRVQAVYDEPMPLDDYEGVDITPITRELRPKSAYELNVMRITVDGKPIDDPGRTSSDVQRCTDVALDDARIQFRFDNLESRPRLGVAAHPAAVAVSRTEHGPVAPVVRFRTYDNYASFIERAEIRIFEQEQSLQDAPLAIVAVDAAGRAEWQPAAELLADPARELKYVLRAYDAKDHFDETEARPLWLYPEPSPEVATSGASATEPPHDLLAVYGESALARRQIPLDGGTVKVRGSGIPAGHTVWVAGRPVPVDPQGNFAAEEILPAGAHTVEVAVLDEAGNGSLYLRDLEFKRRDLFYVGLADVTLSENRANGPVELLQGEDAPQPYDSTLDGRLAFYLNGKISEHWRLTASADTREGPIEDLFSNFLDKSPDSLFRRIDPDTYYPTFGDDGVVEEMAPTQGKFYVKASRGANYAMWGNFKIDFTGNELAQVDRGLYGANAHYGSEATTGFGAPRAAVDGFAADPGTMPSYEEFRGTGGSLYFLRHQDVLTGSERVRIEIRDKDSRIVTGVVNLRPGMDYDIDYLQGRLLLTEPLSSTADDNLLVRSSGLSGDEAYLVARYEYTPGFDELDAVAVGGQGHYWFNDHVRVGVTANSNDEGDADSNLAAADLTLRMSADSWFKVQAGRSEGLVSSALRSDDGGFGFQGPDDLSFTDAEAAAYRADLSVGLGDVFEGRDGRVTLYVQNRDAGYSAPGQATIKDTEQYGGTFRMPVTKRLSVAAKGDQKTEDQGLETRAIEVDARFKVTETWSVSAGVRNDLREDRSPVVPATQEQGERTDAVAQVLFDPGAKWRAYGFVQETVASDEGRPDNGRIGVGGSYRLTHRFRIDAEASDGDLGAGGRIGTSFLQSERTSLYLNYSLENERTDNGLNVRRGNLVSGVKRRLSDSSSVYLEERYQNGGSVSGLTHATGIRLVARERWNVGGSAEFGTLSDSQTGAETDRKAIGVRLGYGAESIQFSTAIEYRRDDAEQLDTTRTERTAWLFRNNVKIQLTPDWRVVGKLNHSVSDSSLGEFHDGGYTEFVVGYAYRPVRNDRLNALAKYTYFYNVPTTDQVGVQNTAVGFIQKSHVAALDLTYDVTADWSIGGKVAYRLGQVSLDREDRRFFDNAAQLAVLRADWRFRKGWESLAEVRMLDLPDVRQRRSGALVAVYRYFGEHLKAGVGYNFTDFSDDLTDLSYDHQGAFVNLIGTW, translated from the coding sequence ATGAGCAAGCACCGCCATCTGCTGCTGATCCTCGGACTCCTGACGACCGCCGCGGCGAGCGCCGAGCCGGTCGACGAGGCCGCGCCGGGCGAGCCGGTCGAGCGGCACCTGTCCGGCGACCAGACGTTCCGGCGATGGTCGCAGGACCCCGATCTGCTCGATCTCGAGCGGGGCGATCGGCTGGAGGTCCGGCAGGTCGAGGGCCAGAAGCTCGAGACCGTCAAGCTGAAGAACGTCGTTCCGCCCATCCGTTTCGAATCGGGTGTGGCGGAGATTCCGCCCGGCCACGTCGAAAAGCTCGCCAAGCTCCTCGAGGGCATGCGGCAGCGCAGGAACGTCCGCGTCCACTTCGTCGGCCACGCGGACTCCCAACGCCTTTCCGAGGGGCTGGTGCGCGTCTTCGGGGACAACGCGGGCCTCTCCCGGGAACGTGCCGGCGAGGTGGCCGAGTACTTCAAGACGGCGCTCGGTCTGCCCCCCGAGGCCATCACCTACGAGTGGGCCGGCGACACGCAGCCCGTGGCCTCGAACCTGACCGAGGAGGGCCGCGCCCAGAACCGACGCGTCGAGGTGGAGGTCTGGTACGACGAGCCGCGGAAGGACCTCCGGGACGAGGAGGTCGTCGTCGCCGAAGACATCAAGCGCATCAAGGTCTGCCGGATGGAGACCGTCTGCAAGCTGAAGTACAGGGAAGGTCATGCGCGGCGTTCGCGCGTCAAGAACCTCGTCGTACCGCTGCATTACGAGGACGAGACCACCCCCGTCTCCGAGGACTTCGCCCGACAGGTCCGGCAGGCGCTCCACAACCTGGGGGACAAGCAGCGGGTGACGGTCCGGTTCATCGGCCACACCGACGACGCGCCGCTGACCGACCGCGACGAGCGCATCTACGGCGACCACCTGGCCTTGTCGAAGGCGAGGGCGCTCCGCGTCGCCCTGGCGATGCAGGAGACCCTGGGACTTCCGAGCGCGGCGATCGAAAGCGACGGGCGCGGCGCCTCGCAGCCGCTCGCCTCCAACGACACCGCGCAGGGACGGACGCTGAATCGCCGGGTCGAGGTGGAGTTCTGGCACGACGACGCGCTCCAGGAGCTCCCGGAAGAGCCGCAGCTTTGTCCCGGCGACGCCGGCGACGAGATGGTGACGAAGGTCTACGACCCCCCCTGGGGCACCATCCCCACGCTCGAGCTCGCCGACGGCCGGCCGGTCCTTCCTCCCGGTTACGCCGCGGTCCTGAATCGCGCGCTGACCGACATCTCCGGTCGGACCAATGCGCGGCTGCGGTTCATCGGCTACACGAAGAACGAGCGCCTCGACCGCCGCACCGCGTCCGTGTACGGCGACGACATCGGACTGTCCGCCGCGCGGGCGCGCCGCACCATGGACGCCCTCAAGCAGGATCCCGCGTTGTCGAACGCCCGGGCGGAGCACGAGGGGCGCGGCTACGTGCAGTCCGACGACGTCGTGAACGTCGGCTTCACCCAGGGCGAGAGGTCGTTCGTGCGCGTGCAGGCCGTGTACGACGAACCGATGCCGCTCGACGATTACGAGGGCGTGGACATCACGCCCATCACCCGGGAGCTGCGTCCGAAAAGCGCCTACGAGCTCAACGTGATGCGCATCACCGTGGACGGCAAACCGATCGACGATCCGGGCCGCACCTCCTCCGACGTCCAGCGCTGCACCGACGTCGCGCTCGACGACGCCAGGATCCAGTTCCGCTTCGACAATCTCGAATCCCGGCCGCGGCTCGGCGTCGCGGCGCATCCGGCCGCCGTGGCGGTGAGCCGCACGGAGCACGGTCCCGTCGCCCCGGTCGTGCGTTTCCGGACGTACGACAACTACGCGAGCTTCATCGAGCGGGCCGAGATCCGGATCTTCGAGCAGGAGCAGTCGCTGCAGGACGCGCCGCTCGCGATCGTCGCGGTCGACGCCGCCGGCCGGGCGGAGTGGCAACCGGCCGCGGAGTTGCTCGCGGACCCGGCGCGCGAGCTCAAGTACGTGTTGCGCGCCTACGACGCGAAGGACCATTTCGACGAGACGGAGGCGCGGCCGCTGTGGCTGTACCCCGAGCCGTCCCCCGAGGTCGCGACGTCCGGCGCCTCCGCGACCGAGCCGCCGCACGACCTGCTCGCCGTTTACGGCGAAAGCGCGCTGGCGCGCCGTCAGATCCCCCTCGACGGTGGCACGGTGAAGGTCCGGGGCAGCGGCATCCCCGCGGGCCACACGGTCTGGGTGGCGGGCCGGCCGGTGCCGGTCGATCCGCAGGGCAACTTCGCCGCGGAGGAGATCCTCCCCGCCGGCGCGCACACGGTCGAAGTCGCCGTGCTCGACGAGGCGGGCAACGGGTCGCTGTACCTGCGCGACCTGGAGTTCAAGCGCAGGGACCTGTTCTACGTCGGCCTCGCCGACGTCACGCTCTCCGAGAACCGCGCGAACGGGCCGGTGGAGCTGCTGCAGGGCGAGGATGCGCCGCAGCCGTACGATTCCACGCTCGACGGCCGGCTGGCGTTCTACCTGAACGGCAAGATCAGCGAGCACTGGCGTTTGACGGCGAGCGCGGATACCCGCGAAGGCCCGATCGAGGACCTGTTCAGCAACTTCCTGGACAAGTCTCCCGACTCGCTGTTCCGGCGCATCGATCCGGACACCTATTACCCGACGTTCGGCGACGACGGCGTCGTGGAGGAGATGGCGCCGACCCAGGGCAAGTTCTACGTCAAGGCCAGCCGCGGCGCGAACTACGCGATGTGGGGCAATTTCAAGATCGACTTCACGGGCAACGAGCTCGCCCAGGTCGATCGCGGCCTGTACGGAGCCAACGCGCACTACGGGTCCGAGGCCACCACCGGCTTCGGCGCGCCGCGCGCCGCCGTGGACGGGTTCGCCGCCGACCCCGGAACGATGCCCAGCTACGAGGAGTTCCGGGGAACGGGAGGATCGCTCTACTTCCTGCGCCACCAGGACGTCCTGACGGGCTCCGAGCGCGTGCGCATCGAGATCCGCGACAAGGACTCGCGCATCGTCACCGGGGTGGTCAACCTGCGGCCGGGCATGGACTACGACATCGACTACCTGCAGGGCCGGCTGCTCCTCACCGAACCGCTCTCGTCGACCGCCGACGACAACCTGCTCGTGCGCAGCAGCGGCCTGAGCGGCGACGAGGCGTACCTCGTGGCGCGTTACGAGTACACGCCGGGCTTCGACGAGCTCGATGCGGTCGCCGTCGGCGGCCAGGGCCATTACTGGTTCAACGACCACGTGCGGGTCGGCGTGACCGCCAACTCCAACGACGAAGGGGACGCCGACAGCAACCTCGCCGCCGCGGACCTGACGCTGCGCATGAGCGCCGACTCCTGGTTCAAGGTGCAGGCGGGCCGGAGCGAAGGTCTCGTCTCCAGCGCGCTGCGTTCGGACGACGGCGGGTTCGGGTTCCAGGGTCCCGACGACCTTTCGTTCACCGACGCGGAAGCCGCGGCCTATCGCGCCGACCTGAGCGTCGGACTCGGCGACGTCTTCGAGGGCCGCGACGGCCGCGTCACCCTGTACGTGCAGAACCGGGACGCCGGCTACTCGGCGCCGGGGCAGGCGACGATCAAGGACACCGAGCAATACGGCGGCACGTTCCGGATGCCCGTGACCAAGCGCCTGAGCGTGGCGGCCAAGGGCGATCAGAAGACCGAAGATCAGGGGCTCGAGACCCGGGCGATCGAAGTGGATGCCCGATTCAAGGTGACCGAAACGTGGAGCGTCAGCGCCGGGGTGAGGAACGACCTGCGCGAGGACCGTTCGCCGGTCGTTCCCGCGACTCAGGAGCAGGGTGAGCGCACGGACGCGGTCGCGCAGGTCCTGTTCGACCCCGGCGCCAAGTGGCGCGCCTACGGTTTCGTGCAGGAGACGGTCGCGTCGGACGAGGGCCGTCCGGACAACGGCCGCATCGGCGTGGGCGGCTCGTATCGCCTGACGCATCGCTTCCGGATCGATGCGGAGGCATCCGACGGGGACCTCGGAGCCGGCGGCCGGATCGGAACCAGTTTTCTCCAATCGGAGCGGACGAGCCTCTACCTCAACTATTCGCTGGAGAACGAGCGGACGGACAACGGCCTGAACGTCCGAAGGGGCAACCTGGTCTCCGGCGTGAAGCGGAGGCTTTCCGACAGCTCCAGCGTCTACCTGGAGGAGCGGTACCAGAACGGCGGGTCGGTGAGCGGCCTCACGCACGCCACCGGAATCCGGCTCGTGGCCAGGGAACGCTGGAACGTCGGAGGCAGCGCGGAGTTCGGCACGCTGAGCGATTCGCAGACCGGCGCCGAGACCGATCGCAAGGCGATCGGAGTCCGTCTGGGCTACGGCGCGGAGTCGATCCAGTTCTCGACCGCGATCGAGTACCGCCGCGACGACGCGGAGCAGCTCGACACGACGCGCACCGAGAGGACCGCGTGGTTGTTCCGCAACAACGTCAAGATCCAGCTGACGCCGGACTGGCGCGTCGTCGGCAAGCTGAACCACTCGGTCAGCGACAGCTCGCTCGGCGAGTTCCATGACGGCGGCTACACCGAGTTCGTGGTCGGCTACGCCTACCGCCCCGTGCGCAACGACCGGCTGAACGCGCTGGCCAAGTACACGTACTTCTACAACGTCCCGACCACCGACCAGGTGGGCGTGCAGAACACGGCCGTCGGGTTCATTCAGAAAAGCCACGTCGCGGCGCTCGATCTCACCTACGACGTCACCGCCGATTGGTCGATCGGCGGCAAGGTCGCCTACCGCCTGGGACAGGTGAGCCTCGATCGCGAGGATCGGCGGTTCTTCGACAATGCCGCGCAGCTCGCGGTGCTGCGCGCGGACTGGCGCTTCCGCAAGGGCTGGGAGAGCCTGGCCGAAGTGCGCATGCTCGACCTGCCGGATGTCCGTCAACGCCGCAGCGGCGCGCTGGTCGCGGTCTACCGTTACTTCGGCGAGCACCTGAAGGCCGGCGTCGGTTACAACTTCACGGACTTCTCCGACGACCTGACCGATCTGAGCTACGACCACCAGGGCGCGTTCGTCAATCTCATCGGGACCTGGTAG
- a CDS encoding putative sulfate exporter family transporter, with product MSDEAPGSGPRLGDVLPGLGVVAAVAVAARLLHAALPESVGRVLGEVFFAVLAGLALGNAFRLPAATVPGIRFAFETVLRLAIVLLGAGLSFVAALAIGVKALALIVLLMVLALATTHLLGRRLGVPAKLASLIGVGTAVCGNSAISATAPAIGARDEDVAYAIATNTLFGTLAVFAYPLIGHALGLGDSAFGTWAGTAVNDTSQVVAAGFAYSDAAGQVATVVKLTRNALMGVVIVVMGFLHGRASRGEGLGTRLRQSVPWFVVGFLVVATLNTLGLFTWLTGALGTDVPQAIRWTARSLILLALAGVGLGTRIDAMRRTGLLPLWVGLAAAVVTSVASYAWIRFVGPVG from the coding sequence GTGAGTGACGAGGCGCCCGGGTCCGGACCGAGGCTCGGCGACGTGCTGCCCGGACTGGGTGTCGTCGCGGCGGTGGCCGTCGCGGCGCGCCTCCTCCACGCCGCCCTGCCGGAGTCCGTCGGCAGGGTCCTCGGCGAGGTTTTCTTCGCGGTGCTTGCGGGACTGGCCCTCGGGAACGCGTTCCGGCTCCCGGCGGCGACGGTTCCCGGAATCCGGTTCGCCTTCGAGACGGTGCTCCGGCTGGCGATCGTCCTGCTCGGCGCCGGCCTGTCGTTCGTCGCCGCCCTCGCCATCGGCGTGAAGGCGCTGGCGCTCATCGTCCTGCTCATGGTTCTCGCGCTGGCGACGACGCACCTCCTGGGGCGGCGCCTCGGAGTCCCCGCGAAGCTGGCGTCCCTCATCGGCGTCGGGACGGCGGTGTGCGGGAACTCGGCCATCAGCGCCACCGCGCCGGCGATCGGCGCCAGGGACGAGGACGTCGCGTACGCCATCGCCACGAACACGCTCTTCGGAACCCTCGCGGTCTTCGCCTATCCGCTGATCGGGCACGCGTTGGGGCTCGGGGATTCCGCGTTCGGGACCTGGGCGGGGACCGCGGTGAACGACACCTCGCAGGTCGTGGCGGCGGGGTTCGCCTACAGCGACGCGGCCGGGCAGGTCGCCACCGTGGTCAAGCTGACCCGCAACGCGCTCATGGGCGTCGTGATCGTCGTGATGGGGTTCCTCCACGGGCGCGCGAGCCGCGGCGAGGGCCTCGGGACCCGCCTCCGGCAGTCGGTGCCCTGGTTCGTGGTCGGGTTCCTCGTCGTGGCCACCCTGAACACGCTGGGCCTGTTCACGTGGCTGACCGGAGCGCTGGGGACCGACGTTCCGCAGGCGATCCGGTGGACCGCCCGCTCGCTCATCCTCCTCGCCCTCGCCGGGGTCGGCCTCGGCACCCGGATCGACGCGATGCGACGGACGGGCCTGCTCCCGCTGTGGGTCGGCCTCGCCGCCGCCGTCGTGACCTCCGTCGCGAGCTACGCCTGGATTCGTTTCGTCGGGCCGGTCGGATAG
- a CDS encoding cupin domain-containing protein — translation MNRRILVCVAAIALVVPGQVLAGKGAAVVKPRAELTWTPGKIPGVSSATVDGDMAKGPSHFFLKYAAGLVTPLHHHSADHYVTTVSGNLVLVVDGKETRVPPGSFFSFTGGAPHAARCEGSEDCVMFLDARGAWDVVPEAAAKP, via the coding sequence ATGAACAGACGAATCCTCGTATGCGTCGCCGCGATCGCCCTGGTCGTTCCGGGTCAAGTCCTGGCGGGCAAGGGCGCCGCCGTCGTCAAGCCGCGTGCGGAGCTGACCTGGACGCCGGGCAAGATCCCGGGAGTGAGCTCGGCAACCGTCGACGGGGACATGGCCAAGGGGCCGAGCCACTTCTTCCTGAAATACGCCGCCGGACTCGTCACGCCGCTCCACCACCATTCGGCGGACCATTACGTGACGACCGTCTCCGGGAATCTCGTGCTCGTCGTCGACGGGAAGGAGACCCGGGTTCCTCCGGGATCGTTCTTCTCGTTCACGGGAGGAGCGCCGCACGCCGCGCGGTGCGAGGGGAGCGAGGACTGCGTGATGTTCCTCGACGCCCGGGGGGCCTGGGACGTCGTGCCGGAAGCCGCCGCGAAACCCTGA
- the katG gene encoding catalase/peroxidase HPI, translating into MSSESKCPMSGGLRGTAGGAKSNQDWWPNRLNLKILHQNPPAGDPMGEAFKYAEEFEKLDLAALKKDIEKVMTTSQDWWPADYGHYGPLFIRMAWHSAGTYRIHDGRGGAGNGTQRFAPLSAWPDNVNLDKARRLLWPVKQKYGKKISWADLMVLAGNCALESMGFKTFGFGGGREDVWEPEQDVYWGPEGTWLADERYSGDRDLENPLGAVQMGLIYVNPQGPNGNPDPIAAARDIRETFRRMAMNDEETVALIAGGHTFGKTHGAGPESHVGPDPEAAPIEAQGLGWKSTFGSGKGGDTITSGIEVTWTTTPTKWSNNYFENLFGYEWELTKSPAGAHQWVAKGAPAVIPDAHDPSKRHVPTMLTTDLSLRFDPAYEKISRRFYEHPDQFAEAFAKAWFKLTHRDMGPISRYLGPEVPKEPQIWQDPVPPATLPSLGDKDIAELKAKILASGLSVSQLVFTAWASAATFRGTDKRGGANGARIRLAPQKDWEVNDPVLLAKALEALGKIQKESGKISLADLIVLGGCAAVEKAAKAAGVDVNVPFSPGRTDATQEMTDVESFAVLEPTADGFRNYYGKSNTLPAEHLLVERARMLTLSAPEMTVLVGGLRALNANTGRSDLGVFTKRPETLTNDFFVNLLDMDLEWKVSARCAHFYEGRDRRSGEVKWTGTAVDLVFGSNSELRALAEVYACDDAKQKFVRDFAAAWTKVMNLDRFDLA; encoded by the coding sequence ATGTCGAGCGAAAGCAAGTGTCCGATGTCGGGGGGCCTGCGCGGCACGGCCGGCGGGGCGAAGTCGAACCAGGACTGGTGGCCGAACCGGCTCAACCTGAAGATCCTCCACCAGAACCCGCCCGCGGGCGATCCGATGGGCGAGGCCTTCAAGTACGCCGAGGAGTTCGAGAAGCTCGACCTCGCCGCGCTGAAGAAGGACATCGAGAAGGTCATGACCACCTCGCAGGACTGGTGGCCCGCCGATTACGGCCACTACGGTCCGCTGTTCATCCGGATGGCGTGGCACAGCGCCGGCACGTACCGCATTCACGACGGGCGCGGCGGAGCGGGGAACGGCACGCAGCGCTTCGCGCCCCTGAGCGCCTGGCCCGACAACGTGAACCTCGACAAGGCGCGCCGGCTGCTCTGGCCGGTCAAGCAGAAGTACGGCAAGAAGATCTCGTGGGCCGACCTGATGGTCCTCGCCGGCAACTGCGCGCTCGAGTCGATGGGATTCAAGACCTTCGGCTTCGGCGGCGGGCGCGAGGACGTCTGGGAGCCCGAGCAGGACGTCTACTGGGGGCCCGAGGGGACGTGGCTCGCCGACGAGCGCTACTCCGGCGACCGGGACCTCGAAAACCCCCTGGGCGCCGTGCAGATGGGGCTGATCTACGTCAACCCGCAGGGTCCGAACGGGAATCCCGATCCGATCGCGGCCGCGCGCGACATCCGCGAGACGTTCCGCCGGATGGCGATGAACGACGAGGAGACGGTGGCGTTGATCGCCGGCGGGCACACCTTCGGCAAGACCCACGGCGCGGGCCCCGAGTCCCACGTCGGGCCGGATCCCGAGGCGGCGCCGATCGAGGCCCAGGGGCTGGGCTGGAAAAGCACCTTCGGCTCCGGGAAGGGCGGGGACACCATCACCAGCGGCATCGAGGTCACCTGGACGACGACCCCGACGAAGTGGAGCAACAACTACTTCGAGAACCTGTTCGGCTACGAATGGGAGCTCACCAAGAGCCCGGCGGGGGCGCACCAGTGGGTCGCCAAGGGGGCGCCGGCCGTCATTCCCGATGCCCACGATCCGTCCAAGCGTCACGTTCCCACGATGCTGACGACCGACCTTTCCCTGCGGTTCGACCCGGCCTACGAGAAGATCTCGCGGCGTTTCTACGAGCACCCGGACCAGTTCGCGGAGGCCTTCGCCAAGGCCTGGTTCAAGCTCACCCACCGCGACATGGGACCGATTTCGCGTTACCTGGGCCCGGAGGTTCCGAAAGAGCCGCAGATCTGGCAGGACCCGGTGCCCCCGGCCACGCTTCCGTCGCTCGGCGACAAGGACATCGCCGAGCTCAAGGCGAAGATCCTCGCGTCGGGGCTGTCCGTCTCCCAACTCGTCTTCACCGCCTGGGCGTCCGCCGCGACCTTCCGCGGCACCGACAAGCGCGGCGGCGCCAACGGCGCGCGCATCCGCCTCGCGCCCCAGAAGGACTGGGAGGTCAACGATCCGGTGCTGCTGGCGAAGGCACTGGAGGCCCTCGGGAAGATCCAGAAGGAATCCGGGAAGATCTCGCTCGCCGACCTGATCGTCCTGGGCGGCTGCGCGGCGGTCGAGAAGGCCGCGAAGGCCGCCGGCGTCGACGTGAACGTCCCGTTCTCGCCCGGGCGGACGGACGCGACGCAGGAGATGACCGACGTCGAGTCGTTCGCCGTGCTCGAGCCGACGGCGGACGGGTTCCGCAACTACTACGGCAAGTCGAACACGCTGCCGGCGGAGCACCTGCTCGTCGAGCGCGCCCGGATGCTGACGCTGAGCGCGCCCGAGATGACCGTGCTCGTCGGCGGCCTGCGCGCCCTCAACGCGAACACCGGGCGCTCCGACCTCGGCGTCTTCACGAAGCGACCCGAGACGCTGACGAACGACTTCTTCGTGAACCTGCTCGACATGGACCTCGAGTGGAAGGTGTCGGCGCGGTGCGCGCACTTCTACGAGGGTCGCGATCGGAGAAGCGGCGAGGTGAAGTGGACCGGCACGGCGGTCGACCTCGTCTTCGGCTCGAACTCGGAGCTGCGCGCCCTCGCGGAGGTCTACGCCTGCGACGACGCGAAGCAGAAGTTCGTGCGCGATTTCGCGGCGGCGTGGACGAAGGTGATGAACCTCGACCGGTTCGACCTGGCCTGA
- a CDS encoding VOC family protein, producing the protein MSPAKPVPDGYHTVTPHLAIRGAARALEFYAKAFGAEEVYRMPGPDGTVLHAEIRIGDSIVMLGEEAPQMGAVSPETLGGSPVSLLLYVPDVDASFARATAAGCVAQMPPTDMFWGDRYGKLKDPFGHVWSIATHVEDVAPEEMARRMAQSM; encoded by the coding sequence ATGAGCCCCGCGAAACCCGTCCCCGACGGTTACCACACGGTCACGCCGCACCTGGCGATCCGCGGCGCCGCCCGCGCGCTGGAGTTCTACGCGAAAGCGTTCGGCGCGGAGGAGGTGTACCGCATGCCCGGGCCCGACGGCACGGTGCTGCACGCCGAGATCCGCATCGGGGACTCGATCGTGATGCTCGGCGAGGAAGCGCCGCAGATGGGGGCCGTCTCCCCCGAGACGCTCGGCGGATCCCCGGTGAGCCTGCTGCTCTACGTCCCCGACGTCGACGCGTCGTTCGCGCGCGCGACCGCCGCGGGATGCGTCGCGCAGATGCCCCCGACGGACATGTTCTGGGGCGACCGTTACGGGAAGCTGAAGGACCCGTTCGGACACGTCTGGAGCATCGCGACCCACGTCGAGGACGTGGCGCCGGAGGAGATGGCGCGCAGGATGGCGCAGTCGATGTGA
- a CDS encoding TetR/AcrR family transcriptional regulator, with product MPAKRDTANRILDVAERLVQVRGFNAFSYADVAKDVGVRKASLHHHFPTKGILGAALIERYHRRFFEALAAIDADDADAGDRLEAYAGLYGAVLRRKRMCLCGMLATDAATLPKAMRDRIAGFFDENETWLAGVLEAGRRRGELRFDGPATPLAEVIVSSLEGAMLVSRASGSARHFDHVAKRLLDSVRPREGRRAPRR from the coding sequence ATGCCCGCGAAGCGCGACACCGCGAACCGGATCCTCGACGTCGCCGAGCGACTGGTCCAGGTCCGTGGATTCAATGCCTTCAGCTACGCCGACGTCGCAAAGGACGTCGGGGTCCGGAAGGCGAGCCTGCACCACCACTTCCCGACCAAGGGGATCCTCGGTGCCGCGTTGATCGAGCGCTACCACCGCCGGTTTTTCGAGGCCCTCGCCGCGATCGATGCCGACGACGCGGACGCGGGGGACCGTCTCGAGGCGTACGCCGGGCTCTACGGCGCCGTGCTCCGGCGGAAGCGGATGTGCCTGTGCGGTATGCTCGCGACCGACGCGGCGACCCTTCCGAAGGCGATGCGGGATCGGATCGCCGGGTTCTTCGACGAAAACGAGACGTGGCTGGCCGGGGTCCTCGAGGCGGGACGTCGTCGCGGTGAGCTCCGGTTCGACGGCCCGGCCACCCCACTCGCCGAGGTCATCGTCAGCTCGCTCGAGGGGGCGATGCTCGTGTCGCGGGCGAGCGGAAGCGCCAGGCACTTCGATCACGTGGCGAAGCGGCTGCTCGACAGCGTGCGTCCCCGGGAAGGCCGCAGGGCTCCCCGGCGCTAG
- a CDS encoding Fur family transcriptional regulator → MPRKTTHAELDAAERLRAAGLRSTRPRTLVYAVLREVGGHRSVDDVVDLLEKRGHSIPRMTIYNVMADLTGASLVMPADTGPGKALYEASDVWHHHFVCRGCGGIEDVPCWKGRKPCLRPPVGPSGSIIDEAQVIFRGLCAECAKSSAKGKRS, encoded by the coding sequence ATGCCGAGGAAGACGACCCACGCCGAGCTCGACGCCGCGGAGCGGCTGCGCGCGGCGGGGCTTCGGTCGACCCGGCCCCGAACGCTGGTCTACGCCGTGCTGCGCGAGGTCGGAGGCCACCGCTCGGTCGACGACGTGGTGGACCTTCTCGAAAAGCGCGGCCATTCGATCCCGCGCATGACGATCTACAACGTCATGGCCGACCTGACCGGGGCGTCGCTCGTCATGCCCGCCGACACCGGCCCGGGAAAGGCCCTCTACGAGGCCAGCGACGTCTGGCACCACCACTTCGTCTGCCGCGGCTGCGGCGGGATCGAGGACGTCCCCTGCTGGAAGGGTCGCAAGCCGTGTCTGCGGCCCCCGGTGGGACCGTCCGGAAGCATCATCGACGAAGCGCAGGTGATCTTCCGCGGCCTGTGCGCGGAATGTGCGAAATCGTCGGCGAAAGGAAAACGCTCCTGA